Proteins encoded by one window of Simiduia curdlanivorans:
- a CDS encoding SH3 domain-containing protein: protein MWHSLTRNILSGLLLASLSLGLCPAQAEESDSGWFSFLDDDAPLVVTVNDAYLEMRTGPGRGFPIFHVVEKGEVVTLLKKRTDWIKFEAKRGQVGWVKREQLALTLGPDQQPVTLMATGEQQYIDREFELAVMLGDFGGIDSLTFYSGYRFAPNLMAGFSLSQATSRIADTKLGYLRLQHQPWPHLRFSPFFELGAGMIQSKKRSALDQPLDDTDASLLIAAGLNVYLSRRFSARLEYNNHKILTSRDENEEVHEWKLGFNVFF, encoded by the coding sequence ATGTGGCATAGCCTGACCCGAAACATCCTTTCCGGCCTGTTGTTGGCTTCGCTTTCCCTTGGCCTCTGCCCGGCCCAAGCCGAAGAGTCCGATAGCGGCTGGTTTTCATTTCTCGACGATGATGCCCCCTTGGTAGTCACCGTCAATGATGCCTACCTTGAAATGCGCACCGGCCCCGGCCGCGGCTTCCCTATTTTCCACGTGGTGGAAAAGGGCGAAGTGGTCACCCTGTTAAAAAAGCGCACTGATTGGATCAAATTTGAAGCCAAGCGCGGTCAAGTTGGCTGGGTGAAGCGCGAACAACTTGCGCTAACCCTCGGTCCAGACCAGCAGCCGGTAACCCTTATGGCCACTGGCGAGCAGCAATATATTGACCGAGAATTTGAGCTGGCCGTGATGCTGGGCGATTTCGGCGGCATCGATTCGCTAACCTTTTACTCCGGCTATCGCTTCGCACCTAACTTGATGGCCGGCTTTAGTTTGTCCCAGGCCACCAGCCGTATCGCCGATACCAAACTCGGCTACTTGCGCCTGCAGCATCAACCTTGGCCACACTTGCGCTTTTCGCCTTTCTTTGAGCTGGGCGCTGGCATGATTCAATCGAAAAAGCGCTCGGCGCTCGATCAACCACTAGACGACACCGACGCCAGCCTGTTAATTGCCGCCGGGCTAAACGTTTATTTAAGCCGTCGCTTTAGCGCCCGACTCGAATACAACAATCACAAAATTCTCACCAGCCGAGATGAAAATGAGGAAGTCCACGAATGGAAACTAGGTTTCAACGTCTTCTTCTGA
- a CDS encoding LamG domain-containing protein codes for MLTMTNIGRALLPLGLAVLTACGGGSGAETVTNNNPNAGGGNTGFVYTGPAPSTDDVQSFKINVWDKLVAEDRCGSCHVDGGQSPQFVRRDDVNLAYNVVLDESLVDIANPAASRLVTKVGGGHNCWDNQPASVCGDELTLMIRLWAQASGSVANTVILTAPEPLKDVGASKSFPATPDGFEPVHDLLEQYCSNCHASESANKQQPFIGESEIQVSYDAARSRINLDTPENSRLVVRLRSEFHNCWDNNCAAASNEMEAAIRAFADSIDPIEVDPALVVSKAMNLAEDGIVASSGGRVENNVIALYQFKTGSGTVAYDTSGMQPAMPLTLSNNTSWLGAWGVKFNGGNARASTANSRKLYDLLTATGEYSIEAWVIPDNVTQDGPARIITYSGGVDSRNFMLGQTLYNYDFANRNSIGNDANGMPLVSTPNADEVLQATLQHVVLTYSPVTGRAIYVNGELVSGADPIAGGTLANWDSSFAFALGSEVGSSNPWLGSIRLLAVHNRALAIEDIQTNYDAGVGEKFFLLFSVSHLIDMPEAYVVFEVQQFDDFGYLFNSPFFISLDGTATPASDIVLKGMRIGVNGQEATVGQAYGKLDMVISAANYLPEGLPLSPLGTVIPLDKGPTSDVFFLTFDQLGSNQFTRVEADPQPAGTPVDLPLQSKIALRHYEEINRSLSELTTVPQTNGNVVTTFNAVRQQMPTAENVEGFLAAHQMGITQLAVKYCSELVDDTAKRATYFPGFDFTQNVSSLSGNTAEQNKIINPLVARLLAHNFTNVPSGTSVMLDQPNAGEIEAELHSLIDKMSATCVSTDDNPCKTQQARTLNTVKAACAAATGSALMLLQ; via the coding sequence ATGTTAACGATGACCAATATTGGCCGCGCCCTTTTGCCCCTCGGCCTCGCTGTGTTAACAGCGTGTGGCGGTGGTTCGGGTGCTGAAACTGTTACCAACAATAACCCTAACGCCGGCGGTGGTAACACCGGCTTTGTGTATACCGGCCCAGCACCATCTACCGATGACGTGCAAAGCTTTAAGATTAATGTTTGGGATAAATTGGTTGCTGAAGATCGCTGTGGCTCATGCCATGTTGACGGTGGCCAAAGCCCTCAGTTTGTACGTCGGGATGACGTTAACTTAGCCTACAACGTGGTGTTGGATGAAAGTTTGGTGGACATCGCCAACCCAGCTGCGTCGCGCCTAGTCACCAAAGTTGGTGGTGGTCACAACTGTTGGGATAACCAGCCCGCTAGCGTCTGTGGCGACGAGCTTACGCTTATGATTAGACTCTGGGCTCAAGCTAGCGGCAGTGTCGCTAACACGGTTATTTTAACCGCGCCGGAGCCGCTTAAAGATGTGGGTGCGAGCAAGAGCTTCCCGGCCACTCCAGACGGTTTTGAGCCAGTGCATGATCTGCTGGAACAATATTGCAGCAACTGTCATGCGAGTGAATCTGCCAACAAACAGCAGCCCTTTATTGGCGAGTCGGAAATACAGGTTTCCTACGATGCCGCGCGCTCGCGTATCAACTTAGATACGCCAGAAAATTCGCGCTTAGTGGTGCGGTTGCGCAGCGAGTTCCATAACTGTTGGGACAACAACTGTGCGGCGGCCTCAAATGAAATGGAGGCGGCTATTCGCGCCTTCGCCGACAGTATTGACCCCATTGAAGTCGACCCAGCCTTGGTGGTTTCGAAGGCGATGAATCTGGCTGAGGACGGTATTGTTGCCTCTTCGGGCGGCCGAGTTGAGAACAATGTAATCGCGCTCTACCAGTTTAAAACCGGTAGCGGCACTGTGGCTTACGATACCTCGGGTATGCAGCCGGCGATGCCTTTAACGCTATCGAATAACACCTCTTGGTTGGGTGCTTGGGGCGTGAAATTCAACGGCGGCAATGCCCGCGCGTCAACGGCCAATAGCCGCAAGCTCTATGATTTACTTACCGCCACAGGCGAGTACTCCATCGAGGCTTGGGTTATTCCGGATAACGTGACCCAAGATGGCCCAGCGCGCATCATTACCTACTCGGGTGGTGTCGATAGTCGCAACTTCATGCTTGGGCAAACTCTGTATAACTACGACTTTGCCAACCGCAACAGCATTGGTAACGACGCCAACGGCATGCCGCTGGTGTCTACCCCCAATGCCGATGAAGTGTTGCAAGCCACCCTACAACACGTGGTGTTAACTTACAGCCCGGTAACCGGTCGCGCCATTTATGTGAACGGCGAGTTGGTTAGCGGCGCCGATCCCATTGCCGGCGGCACCTTAGCCAATTGGGATAGCAGCTTTGCCTTCGCGTTAGGTTCCGAGGTTGGCAGTTCTAACCCATGGCTGGGTTCTATCCGCCTGCTCGCGGTACACAATCGTGCCTTGGCCATAGAAGATATTCAAACCAACTACGATGCCGGTGTGGGCGAGAAGTTCTTCCTGTTGTTTAGCGTGTCGCACCTGATCGACATGCCCGAAGCCTATGTGGTGTTTGAAGTGCAGCAGTTTGACGACTTCGGCTACCTGTTTAACTCGCCTTTCTTCATCAGCTTGGATGGCACCGCCACGCCAGCGTCGGATATCGTGCTCAAGGGTATGCGCATCGGTGTGAATGGCCAGGAAGCCACTGTTGGTCAGGCTTATGGCAAGTTGGACATGGTGATTAGCGCCGCTAATTATCTGCCGGAAGGCTTACCGCTGTCGCCGCTCGGCACCGTGATTCCGTTGGATAAGGGCCCCACCTCCGATGTGTTCTTCCTGACCTTCGATCAACTTGGCAGCAACCAATTTACCCGCGTCGAGGCTGATCCACAGCCAGCAGGTACGCCCGTAGATCTGCCGCTGCAATCGAAGATTGCCCTGCGCCACTACGAAGAAATCAATCGCTCCTTGAGCGAGTTAACCACTGTGCCGCAAACCAATGGCAATGTGGTGACCACCTTTAATGCCGTGCGCCAGCAGATGCCAACCGCTGAAAATGTCGAAGGCTTTTTAGCTGCCCACCAAATGGGTATTACCCAGTTGGCGGTGAAGTACTGTAGCGAATTGGTGGACGATACCGCTAAGCGCGCGACTTACTTCCCTGGCTTTGATTTCACTCAGAATGTCAGCAGCTTGAGCGGTAATACGGCGGAGCAAAACAAGATCATTAATCCACTCGTGGCCCGCCTGTTGGCGCATAATTTCACCAATGTTCCCTCCGGTACTAGCGTGATGTTGGATCAGCCCAACGCCGGTGAAATTGAGGCCGAGCTGCACAGCTTGATTGATAAGATGTCAGCTACCTGCGTGAGCACGGATGATAATCCTTGTAAAACACAGCAAGCGCGCACACTGAACACTGTTAAAGCCGCCTGTGCTGCCGCCACTGGCAGTGCATTGATGCTTCTGCAATAA
- a CDS encoding general secretion pathway protein GspF, with the protein MSKKFKGFQPDEALRHPDMHKPVSRRDMLAQGFRAGIGTVVGGSLLALAGNKSYADLSADIAALRTGYCDIPDAGGGKIPFICFDLAGGANFAGSNVLVGGRGGQLDFLSTAGYSKQGLPGDMVPSITNPDTNTNDFVDTRLGLAFHSDSALLRGITERAVTAMATTNGAVIAARSENDTGNNPHNPMYGINKAGAFGDLLALVGSRSSDSGGNSMAPAAMIDAAVRPTKVDRRSDVTGLVDTGDLVGLLSQQETVGVMESMYRISDKKIQKLDTGLNTAEREAVEKTLRCSYVKAAHLANKFGNPAALDPAEDLDLVGPDGVFTALEFATDGEFQKTASIAKLVIEGYAGAGTVTMGGYDYHTGDRATGERRDLRAGRCIGAVLEYAAKKGKPVMIYVCSDGSVFSNGMLDNSMDGAGKGVWTGDNQQTASAFFLVYNPGSRPQLRTNPDGSNNQQIGYMRASGDVETASSPCANNVNLLVETVVLNYMALHGQEGDFATANYFPSQGLGNASARDLLTSFEPIVSGTIPN; encoded by the coding sequence ATGAGCAAGAAATTTAAAGGTTTTCAGCCGGACGAAGCGCTCCGTCACCCAGACATGCATAAGCCTGTGTCCCGTCGAGACATGCTGGCGCAGGGTTTTCGCGCCGGCATTGGCACGGTAGTTGGCGGCAGCTTACTCGCCCTAGCGGGGAATAAATCATATGCGGATCTTTCAGCAGACATTGCTGCATTGCGTACGGGCTATTGTGATATTCCTGATGCTGGTGGCGGCAAGATCCCGTTTATTTGTTTCGATCTCGCCGGTGGCGCCAACTTTGCCGGCTCCAACGTGTTAGTCGGCGGCCGCGGCGGCCAGTTGGATTTCTTATCCACGGCCGGTTATAGCAAGCAGGGTTTGCCCGGCGATATGGTGCCTTCGATCACCAATCCTGACACCAACACCAATGATTTTGTCGATACTCGCTTGGGGTTGGCCTTCCACTCTGATAGCGCCTTGCTGCGTGGTATTACCGAGCGCGCGGTGACGGCCATGGCCACCACTAACGGCGCCGTGATTGCCGCTCGCTCGGAAAACGATACCGGCAACAACCCGCACAACCCCATGTACGGCATTAACAAAGCCGGCGCTTTCGGCGATTTATTAGCCCTGGTGGGTTCGCGCAGCTCCGATTCCGGCGGTAACTCCATGGCGCCAGCGGCCATGATTGATGCCGCAGTCCGTCCCACCAAAGTTGACCGTCGCAGCGATGTGACTGGCTTGGTGGATACCGGTGACTTGGTTGGTTTGCTATCGCAACAAGAAACCGTGGGCGTAATGGAATCTATGTATCGCATTAGCGATAAGAAAATCCAAAAGCTCGATACCGGTTTGAACACGGCAGAGAGAGAGGCAGTTGAAAAAACCTTGCGCTGTAGCTATGTCAAGGCTGCACATTTAGCGAATAAATTTGGTAACCCCGCCGCTTTAGATCCTGCGGAAGATTTAGATTTGGTTGGGCCTGACGGCGTATTTACTGCATTGGAATTTGCTACTGACGGCGAGTTCCAAAAAACTGCCTCAATCGCCAAGTTGGTCATTGAGGGCTACGCCGGTGCCGGCACAGTCACCATGGGTGGTTACGACTACCACACTGGCGACCGCGCCACCGGTGAGCGCCGCGACTTGCGCGCCGGCCGCTGCATTGGTGCGGTGCTCGAGTACGCCGCCAAGAAAGGCAAGCCGGTGATGATCTATGTCTGCTCGGATGGCTCGGTATTCAGTAATGGCATGCTCGACAACTCCATGGATGGTGCCGGTAAGGGCGTCTGGACCGGTGACAACCAGCAAACTGCGTCGGCCTTCTTCTTGGTCTACAACCCAGGTTCAAGACCGCAGTTGCGCACCAACCCAGATGGCAGCAATAACCAGCAAATTGGTTACATGCGCGCCAGTGGCGATGTGGAAACCGCGTCCAGCCCTTGCGCCAACAACGTTAACCTTCTGGTTGAGACTGTGGTTCTAAACTACATGGCTCTACACGGTCAGGAAGGTGACTTTGCCACGGCTAATTACTTCCCGAGCCAAGGCTTGGGCAATGCATCGGCGCGAGACTTGCTAACCAGTTTTGAGCCCATCGTATCGGGCACCATCCCTAACTAG
- the gspC gene encoding type II secretion system protein GspC, which yields MSAVSPTVWRNLGLLLLLSWLTFSVARLTWLVAAQPNSFVAQGSSVNLPLLNQQKTQAGVDIESFAQLNPFGKAAAEAVVETVAPSIEDDAQETRLQLELQGVFATGDAASDKAIIANGANQSLYAIGDALPGGANVKLSKVLPDRIVIENNGRYELLWLYDESTRAKPASAPAPRPMRSSAKISQDVAQRFVNDKNLSAESLADVVKISLKREGPDVIGFEVRPGRDRDVFDNLGLQSGDIVTAVNGTKLSDAATAVEVAKSLRDAKQATLTILRRDQETTLDVSLE from the coding sequence GTGTCTGCAGTTTCGCCCACAGTTTGGCGCAACCTCGGCCTGCTGCTGTTATTGAGCTGGTTAACCTTTAGCGTCGCCAGATTAACTTGGCTAGTGGCCGCGCAACCGAATAGCTTTGTCGCCCAAGGTAGCTCGGTCAATTTGCCCCTGTTGAACCAGCAGAAGACGCAAGCCGGTGTCGATATCGAAAGTTTCGCGCAACTCAATCCCTTCGGTAAAGCAGCTGCGGAAGCAGTGGTCGAAACAGTGGCGCCATCCATCGAAGATGATGCTCAGGAGACGCGCTTGCAACTTGAACTGCAAGGCGTGTTTGCCACCGGCGATGCCGCGTCCGACAAGGCCATTATCGCCAACGGCGCCAACCAAAGCTTGTACGCCATCGGCGACGCTTTGCCTGGCGGTGCGAATGTAAAGCTCAGTAAAGTTTTGCCGGATCGAATAGTGATCGAAAATAATGGCCGCTACGAACTTCTCTGGCTTTACGACGAGAGCACGCGCGCGAAGCCGGCCTCGGCACCAGCCCCTAGGCCGATGCGCAGCAGTGCAAAAATTAGCCAAGACGTAGCCCAGCGTTTCGTCAATGACAAAAATTTGAGCGCAGAGTCTCTGGCCGACGTGGTCAAAATCAGTTTGAAGCGCGAGGGTCCTGATGTCATCGGCTTTGAAGTGAGGCCTGGGCGCGACCGGGATGTATTCGACAACCTAGGCCTGCAGTCAGGTGATATCGTCACCGCCGTGAATGGCACCAAATTATCCGATGCGGCCACTGCGGTCGAAGTGGCGAAGTCCTTAAGAGACGCGAAGCAAGCGACGTTAACTATCTTGCGGCGCGACCAAGAAACAACCTTGGATGTATCGTTAGAATAA
- the gspD gene encoding type II secretion system secretin GspD: MKKAVLNTTKFFATAVLAASLFAVSVEAAGPSYTVNFKDADIQEVVKYVADTTGRTFIVDPSVKGRIKVISSKEMTQDELYNLFLAVLDVHGFAAIESGDVTRIVSSKEARSLPLEVKDTATRGSDGMITQVIQLKNVSASKALPVLRPMVPQHAHMAAYDPSNAIIITDTEANIARLQEVIDRIDRSAVYTTELVNLKHAGAEDLVRILTQLQRQEAGKAGNDNAPMLVADKRSNGVLISGDDLARSKVKDLIRRLDMPQQQSGNVQVVYLEYAEAKQVATVLTNVVKNMSKLDKAEGAAATETSVEADEDTNSLLITADPATLQSLKSVIARLDIRRAQVLVEAIIVEILDDNSQDLGVQWLFGTKNGTFGSSALPNSALGSIDADEDDGLGAMIGGLASITGQTLGQVSTGGGTDFLVLVNALQSQTDANILSTPSIVTSDNHTATINVGQNVPFVTGSFTNSNSDSSNPFQTIQRENVGIMLEVTPHINEGNSVVLEIKQEVSSIAANTVSATDLITNKRTIETKVLASDGEVVVLGGLMQDDVQTGEQKVPLLGDIPFLGRLFRSTSETIVKSNLLVFIRATVLRDDDAMRGATAEKYRYIYEIQQKTGSMQGSFIDAPEQNKMAPWNPGKGELFIMPGAEKAQQEAESGK; the protein is encoded by the coding sequence GTGAAAAAAGCCGTGCTAAATACAACTAAATTTTTCGCCACCGCTGTCTTAGCGGCAAGCCTTTTTGCCGTTTCGGTAGAAGCGGCCGGTCCTAGTTACACAGTCAACTTCAAAGACGCCGACATTCAAGAGGTGGTCAAATATGTTGCCGATACCACCGGCCGCACATTTATTGTCGACCCCTCGGTAAAAGGCCGCATCAAAGTTATTTCCTCTAAGGAGATGACCCAAGATGAACTCTACAACCTGTTTCTGGCGGTTTTGGATGTGCACGGTTTTGCCGCCATCGAGTCGGGCGATGTAACGCGTATTGTCAGCTCGAAAGAAGCCCGTAGTTTGCCGCTGGAAGTAAAAGACACCGCAACTCGCGGCAGCGATGGCATGATCACTCAAGTGATTCAGTTAAAAAATGTCTCGGCATCAAAAGCCTTGCCGGTACTGCGCCCCATGGTGCCGCAACACGCACACATGGCCGCTTACGATCCGAGCAATGCCATTATCATTACTGACACAGAAGCGAATATTGCGCGCTTGCAGGAAGTGATCGACCGCATTGATCGCTCCGCCGTCTATACCACCGAGCTGGTGAATCTAAAGCATGCCGGCGCCGAAGACTTGGTGCGCATTCTCACCCAATTACAGCGTCAGGAAGCGGGCAAAGCCGGTAACGACAACGCGCCGATGTTGGTCGCAGACAAGCGCTCCAATGGTGTGTTGATTTCGGGCGATGATTTAGCGCGCAGTAAGGTAAAAGATTTAATACGCCGGTTGGATATGCCACAGCAGCAAAGCGGCAACGTGCAGGTGGTTTACTTGGAATATGCTGAGGCGAAACAAGTTGCCACCGTGCTGACCAATGTTGTGAAGAACATGTCCAAACTCGATAAAGCCGAGGGTGCCGCGGCAACGGAAACGAGTGTCGAGGCAGACGAAGATACCAACTCATTATTAATCACCGCTGATCCCGCTACCCTACAATCTCTGAAATCCGTCATTGCGCGTTTAGATATTCGCCGTGCGCAGGTACTAGTAGAAGCGATCATCGTAGAAATTCTAGACGACAACAGTCAGGACTTGGGCGTGCAGTGGTTGTTCGGGACCAAGAATGGCACCTTCGGTTCCTCGGCACTACCAAACAGTGCCTTGGGTAGCATCGATGCAGATGAAGACGATGGTTTAGGCGCGATGATTGGTGGTTTGGCTAGTATTACCGGTCAAACGCTAGGCCAAGTATCCACTGGTGGCGGCACTGATTTTTTAGTTCTGGTAAATGCACTGCAAAGTCAAACCGACGCCAACATTCTTTCTACACCGAGCATAGTAACCTCCGATAACCACACCGCCACCATTAATGTGGGTCAAAACGTTCCTTTCGTTACTGGCTCCTTTACCAATAGCAATTCCGATAGCTCCAACCCTTTCCAGACTATTCAGCGCGAAAACGTCGGTATCATGTTAGAGGTAACGCCACACATTAACGAAGGCAATTCCGTGGTGTTGGAAATCAAACAGGAAGTTTCAAGTATTGCGGCAAATACGGTGTCTGCCACGGATTTGATTACCAATAAACGCACCATCGAAACCAAGGTCTTGGCCAGCGACGGCGAAGTGGTTGTGCTCGGTGGTTTGATGCAGGACGATGTGCAAACCGGTGAACAAAAGGTGCCGTTGCTCGGTGATATTCCATTTCTAGGTAGGCTATTTCGCTCTACCTCTGAAACAATTGTGAAAAGTAATTTGCTGGTTTTTATTCGCGCTACCGTGCTACGCGATGACGATGCCATGCGCGGCGCTACTGCAGAAAAGTATCGCTACATTTACGAAATTCAGCAAAAAACCGGCAGCATGCAAGGCTCATTTATTGACGCTCCCGAGCAAAATAAAATGGCACCTTGGAATCCCGGTAAAGGCGAACTCTTCATTATGCCCGGCGCCGAAAAAGCGCAGCAAGAAGCCGAGAGCGGTAAGTAG
- a CDS encoding GspE/PulE family protein: MRELLPFSFAQTHGVLLAGDELLHRAGVNHQVIVELQRHYGTALNFVEIPDIDFKQRLKDVYHDDSDAAQQAVADMDLSQLVDDIPEEGDLLAGNNDAPVIRLINAILAQAVKAKASDIHLEPCEDRVAVRFRVDGVLNEVLQAKAQLAPLINSRIKVMARLDIAEKRLPQDGRMSVTLAGHTIDIRVSTLPSAYGERAVLRILDQAAGALKLHQLDMPAKTHKAFAASLQKPHGIILVTGPTGSGKTTSLYAGLTEINDRSRNIMTIEDPVEYLLPGIAQTQVNSKANMTFVRGLRAILRQDPDVVMIGEIRDGETASIAVQSSLTGHMVLSTLHTNTAIGAVTRLLDMGVEAFLLSSSLDLIMAQRLVRRLCACKKPHKPTPAECEQLGFAPEGEIFSANGCEKCNHTGYRGRVGIYEHIVIDEQMRQLIHEGAGEQTMLAYARQFSPSILDAGKARILAGETSVEEVLRVTTLS, translated from the coding sequence ATGAGAGAGCTTCTACCTTTTAGCTTTGCGCAAACCCATGGTGTGCTGCTAGCCGGCGACGAATTGTTGCACAGGGCCGGCGTTAATCATCAGGTCATCGTCGAGCTTCAGCGCCATTACGGCACGGCGTTAAACTTTGTCGAAATTCCCGATATCGATTTCAAACAGCGTTTGAAAGATGTGTATCACGACGATTCAGACGCGGCGCAGCAGGCTGTTGCCGATATGGATTTGTCGCAGCTAGTCGACGACATTCCAGAAGAAGGCGATTTGCTGGCGGGCAATAATGATGCCCCGGTCATTCGTTTGATCAACGCCATTTTGGCGCAAGCGGTTAAGGCTAAGGCCTCGGATATTCACCTTGAGCCCTGTGAAGATCGCGTCGCGGTGCGCTTTCGGGTCGATGGTGTTTTAAACGAAGTGCTACAGGCCAAGGCGCAATTGGCGCCTTTGATTAATTCCCGTATTAAAGTTATGGCGCGGCTCGATATTGCCGAGAAGCGCTTGCCCCAGGATGGCCGCATGTCGGTGACATTGGCCGGCCATACTATTGATATCCGCGTCAGCACCTTGCCCTCAGCCTACGGCGAACGCGCGGTGTTGCGTATTCTAGATCAGGCCGCCGGCGCATTGAAATTACATCAATTGGATATGCCGGCAAAAACCCACAAAGCCTTCGCCGCTTCGCTGCAAAAACCGCACGGTATTATTTTGGTTACCGGGCCTACGGGTTCGGGTAAAACCACCAGTCTTTACGCCGGCCTCACCGAGATTAATGATCGCTCGCGCAACATCATGACCATTGAAGACCCAGTGGAATATTTGTTGCCTGGCATCGCCCAAACCCAAGTTAACAGCAAGGCCAACATGACCTTCGTGCGCGGCTTGCGTGCCATACTGCGGCAAGATCCCGACGTGGTGATGATCGGTGAAATTCGCGACGGTGAAACGGCGAGTATTGCCGTGCAATCGTCATTGACCGGTCACATGGTGTTATCCACCTTGCACACCAATACCGCTATCGGTGCAGTTACCCGTTTGTTGGACATGGGCGTTGAAGCGTTCTTGTTGTCGTCGAGCTTGGATTTAATCATGGCTCAGCGGTTGGTGCGGCGTTTGTGTGCCTGTAAAAAACCCCACAAACCGACCCCGGCGGAGTGCGAACAATTAGGTTTTGCCCCAGAGGGCGAAATATTTTCGGCCAACGGCTGTGAAAAATGTAATCACACCGGATATCGCGGCCGCGTTGGTATCTATGAGCACATCGTTATCGATGAGCAGATGCGCCAGTTAATTCACGAGGGCGCGGGCGAGCAAACCATGTTGGCCTATGCTCGTCAATTTAGCCCGTCGATATTGGATGCCGGTAAAGCGCGCATTTTGGCCGGTGAAACCAGCGTAGAAGAAGTACTACGCGTGACCACCTTGAGTTAA
- the gspF gene encoding type II secretion system inner membrane protein GspF — protein MPAFSYQAIDENGRQQKGVVEGDSERSVRAELRGRNLKPINVKVASGGMGREVPSLSFSFRMPKFHRRIKDSELTVLTRQMSSLLNSGMPLVEALQSTANQQRKQNLKEMILHVRSRVLEGHSFAQALAEAPHAFDSMYRALVRAGESAGYLGPVLERLAAYTEATFETRQRVRMAMIYPVVLLVVSMGVIAMLMTFVVPELTSVFAHSHRELPTLTIVLITVSNYLSNWGLWSLLALLLAIMGLQKWLQKPSRTLRWHGIILRLPVFGEISAQINSARFASTLSLLTGSGVPLLDAIKISTQVMTNAVMAKASEKLAVDVQEGSSLSRAMEKTKLFPPLLVQMTASGESSGDLDKQLEHAARNMDRELEWRLAAALGIMEPMVVVVMGILVTGIVMAILLPIFEMNTMV, from the coding sequence ATGCCTGCATTTTCCTATCAAGCTATCGATGAAAACGGCCGTCAGCAAAAGGGCGTTGTGGAAGGTGACTCCGAGCGCAGTGTGCGCGCCGAATTGCGCGGGCGAAATTTAAAGCCAATCAATGTCAAAGTGGCGAGCGGTGGCATGGGGCGCGAGGTGCCATCGCTGTCTTTTTCCTTTCGGATGCCAAAATTTCACCGCCGTATCAAAGATTCAGAGTTAACGGTATTAACACGGCAAATGTCGTCATTGTTAAATTCCGGTATGCCCTTGGTTGAAGCATTGCAAAGCACCGCCAACCAGCAGCGCAAACAAAATTTAAAAGAAATGATTTTACACGTGCGCTCGCGCGTGCTCGAAGGCCATAGCTTTGCCCAAGCGCTGGCTGAAGCGCCCCACGCCTTTGACTCCATGTATCGCGCCTTGGTGCGCGCCGGTGAAAGTGCCGGTTATCTGGGCCCGGTGTTGGAGCGGCTGGCCGCTTACACAGAAGCTACGTTTGAAACTCGCCAGCGGGTGCGCATGGCGATGATTTACCCCGTGGTATTACTGGTGGTGAGCATGGGTGTCATCGCCATGCTGATGACCTTCGTGGTGCCCGAACTGACCTCGGTTTTTGCCCACAGCCATCGCGAGCTTCCCACCTTAACCATCGTGTTAATTACGGTGAGCAATTATTTAAGCAATTGGGGCTTGTGGTCCTTATTGGCGCTCTTGCTCGCTATTATGGGCTTGCAAAAGTGGCTGCAAAAACCGTCGCGTACATTGAGATGGCACGGCATTATTTTACGCTTGCCGGTGTTTGGCGAAATCAGCGCGCAAATCAATTCTGCGCGTTTTGCCTCCACCCTGAGCTTGCTAACGGGCAGTGGTGTGCCTTTGCTAGACGCCATTAAAATCTCGACCCAGGTCATGACCAACGCGGTGATGGCCAAGGCCAGTGAAAAATTAGCGGTGGACGTGCAAGAGGGTTCGAGCCTGTCGCGCGCCATGGAAAAAACCAAATTATTTCCACCCCTGTTGGTGCAAATGACGGCGAGTGGTGAATCAAGTGGCGATTTGGATAAGCAACTTGAACACGCTGCGCGCAACATGGATCGCGAGTTGGAATGGCGCCTAGCGGCTGCGCTCGGGATCATGGAGCCCATGGTGGTGGTAGTCATGGGTATTTTAGTGACCGGAATTGTGATGGCAATTCTGCTACCGATATTCGAAATGAACACAATGGTTTAA
- the gspG gene encoding type II secretion system major pseudopilin GspG has protein sequence MKRNQGFSLIEIMVVLVILGLLISIVAPNVLDKADGARTQKAFADFKAIETALKTYRLDNFMYPSSEQGLEALVTKPSLDPVPKRYPASGYLSALPKDPWGNVYLYLSPGEHGEIDIYSLGADGVAGGEGQAADVGNWMSMSDFDEQN, from the coding sequence ATGAAACGTAACCAAGGTTTTAGCTTGATTGAAATTATGGTGGTCTTGGTCATTTTGGGCCTATTGATCAGTATTGTTGCACCCAATGTGTTGGATAAAGCAGACGGCGCGCGCACGCAAAAGGCCTTTGCTGATTTCAAAGCCATTGAAACCGCATTGAAAACCTATCGCTTGGATAACTTCATGTATCCGTCCAGTGAGCAGGGTTTAGAAGCCTTGGTGACTAAGCCGAGTTTAGATCCAGTGCCTAAGCGCTACCCGGCCAGCGGTTATTTAAGCGCCCTGCCGAAAGATCCTTGGGGCAATGTGTATTTATATTTAAGCCCGGGCGAGCACGGTGAAATTGATATTTATTCACTGGGCGCGGATGGTGTTGCTGGCGGCGAAGGCCAGGCGGCCGACGTGGGTAACTGGATGAGCATGAGCGACTTCGACGAGCAAAATTAA